In Shewanella sp. GD04112, the sequence ACGGGCCATCTTCAAGCCCTTCTCGACATCGAAGGATTCATCCATATCAGGATCGTTAATCATCCCCTTCCAACCCACTGTGGTACGTGGCTTCTCAAAGTAGACTCGCATCAAGATGTAAAACTCATCGCTGAGTTCATCGTGGAGTTGTTTAAGCTTTAAGGCGTATTCCTTGGCGGCATCGATATCATGGATAGAGCAAGGTCCGGTGACAATAAGCACGCGGTTATCACGCTTATGGACAATATCCGCCACGGTTTTGCGTGCATTGAGGATATAACGATACGCGTGCTCAGAGAGTGGCAGAGTCGCTTTTAGCTCCTGCGGTGTAATAAGAACTTTCTCTGAACTGATGTGTACGTTATTGATCGTATCCTGTTGCATGCTTACCACCGAAAACTGAAGTCATATCCCCATTTGCTCAGGAGTCTGGATCTCAAACCGCTGCGGGGAAGAATAAATAGCCGAGGCCACCACGTAACATTGTAATGATACACCATTACAATGAGCGACCAATATGCCTATTAATTGGCAGAAGATCAAGGAAGAATTTAATAAAATCGGCACTTAACCCGAAACGCACTCGAAATGGCTAAAAAGACAAACTGCAGGCAACAAAAAACCGCCACGAGGGCGGTTTTCTGTGCGAACACTACGTCTTGTTTTCTGTAGCGGGTACTATTACTTAGTAGCCAGCTTTTCACGGATACGTGCAGATTTACCTGAACGATCACGTAAGTAGTACAGTTTGGCGCGACGAACGCGGCCACGACGCTTAACTTCAATGCTAGCGATCAGAGGGCTGTGCGTTTGGAATGCACGCTCAACACCTTCGCCATTAGAGATTTTACGTACTGTGAATGCAGAGTGCAGACCACGGTTACGTTTAGCAATTACAACGCCTTCGAAAGCCTGTAAACGCTCTTTATCACCTTCTTTAACACGAACCTGAACTACTACTGTATCACCAGCACCAAACGCAGGTACGTCTTGTTTCATTTGCTCATCGTTGAGCATTTTAATGATGTTGTTCATAACTTACTCCGTTCTAGAATTAACTGAGCTACGACTAAGCATTCTTGTCCATTGCTTCAACGAACTGCGCTAAAAGAGTCGATTGTTCGTCAGTCAGAGCTAGATTTTCAAATAATTCTGGCCGTCTTAGAAAAGTCCTACCAAGGCTTTGCTGCAAACGCCAGAGTCTAATTTGTTCGTGGTTGCCACTTAGCAGTACTGCGGGTACATCGAGTCCATCCAGACTTTCAGGGCGCGTGTAATGAGGACAGTCCAGTAAACCGTCGGAGAAAGAATCTTGCTCCGCCGAAGCTTGTTTTCCTAGCACGCCAGGAACCAATCTCGATACTGCATCTATCAAGGTCATTGCGGGTAATTCACCGCCCGAAAGCACGTAATCCCCAACCGACCATTCTTCATCCACTTCCGTTTGAATGATGCGTTCATCAATACCTTCGTATCGACCACACACCAGAATCAACCGGGATGATTCAGCCAACTCAGTAACGCCTTGCTGATCCAGCTTGCGTCCTTGAGGTGACAAGTAAATCACCTTTGCCTCTTCGCCTGCCGCCGCTTTCGCAGCATGGATGGCATCGCGTAAGGGTTGCACCATCATCAACATTCCGGGACCACCGCCGTAAGGCCTGTCATCTACCGTACTGTGTCTATCATGGGTGAAATCGCGAGGATTCCACGTGTGCAACTCAAGCAGACCGTTCTTCACGGCACGACCCGTAACCCCAAAGTCTGTTACGGCACGAAACATTTCTGGGAACAGGGTAATTACCCCTAACCACATATGTTGTACCTCGACTTAAAAGTCAGGATCCCAATCCACTAAAATCTGTTTACCTTGGACATCCACCTTTAAGATGAATTGCCCTGGGACAAAGGGAAGCATACGTTCCACTTTGCCGAAGCTATCTTTCGCGTTGGCTTTCACTAAGAGCACATCGTTCGAACCGGTTTCCACGATTTGATCGACAACACCCATGTTATAGCCATTGGTATTAATCACTTCACAACCGATGAGGTCACGCCAATAGAACTCGTCTTCTGGCAAATCGTTCATCTGCTCTGGCAGGATCCCAATTTCGCAATTGGTGAGCATTTGTGCTCGCTCCCGCGTGGTGACACCTTCAAGCTCGGCGACAACCGCCTTACCTTGGTAACGCCACTGAATGACTTTTACTTCGCGCCATTCACCATTTTCTTTAATAAGCCAAGGTGAATAGTCAAAGATACCTTCAACAGAATCGGTATAGGCGGTGATTTTCAGCCAACCTTTAATGCCATGACAGGAGCCTAATTTCCCCAGTACGACTGGCTGTTGGTTACTGCTCATCAATCTATACCTTAACGCTATTAAGCAGCTGCTTTAGCGTCTTTGATCAATTTTGCTACGCGATCAGTTGTCGCAGCGCCGTTCGCAACCCAGTGCTCAACGCGAGCTAGGTCTAAACGTAAAGTTTCTTCTTGGCCACGAGCCAATGGGTTGAAGAAACCAACACGCTCAATGAAACGACCGTCACGAGCGTTACGGCTGTCAGCAACAACGATGTTGTAAAATGGACGCTTTTTAGCGCCACCACGAGCTAAACGAATGGTAACCATGCGTTTTCAATCCTCTAATGATTTGCTTGAAGCAAAAATAAAAACTGGAACCCCGTGTTCGCGAAGAGTCCCAGATAGAAAGCCGGAAGATTTTACCTGACTTTTCAACGAATGCAACCAAATCTGGCGATTATTAAACCTGCCTTAGGATTGCCCGCCTCATTTCAAATAGAATCAACCAACTGATAAAACATCAACTTTGATGAAAATCGCTGGAATTAACGGCCAGGAAATTTCATGCCGCCTGGCATCATGCCACGCATTCCGCGCATCATCTTTTGGATGCCGCCCTTGGCCGACATCTTTTTCATCATCTTTTGCATTTGGGTAAACTGTTTCAATAAACGGTTCACGTCTTGAATTTGCGTACCAGAACCCGCAGCGATACGGCGCTTACGTGAGCCCTTGATTAAATCGGGGTTTTTGCGCTCTTTGGCCGTCATTGAGTTAATGATGGCTTCCATTTGACGGGTCATTTTACCGTCTTGGATTTGCGCTAGGGCATCCGGGGGCAGTTGACCCACACCGGGCAGCTTTTCAATCATGCTCATCATGCCGCCCATGTTTTTCATCTGCTGTAGCTGCTCGCGGAAATCTTCGAGATCAAAACTTCCGCCCTGCTTCACTTTGGAAGCCAGCTTCATCGCCTTGTCTTTATCGACACCGCGCTCAACTTCTTCGATAAGCGACAATACGTCGCCCATGCCGAGAATACGTGAGGCGATACGGTCGGGATGGAAAGGCTCTAGGGCATCGGTCTTCTCGCCAACACCGAGGAATTTAATCGGCTTGCCGGTAATGTGGCGAATTGATAATGCCGCACCGCCGCGCGCATCACCGTCAACCTTAGTTAAAATCACACCAGTGAGCGGCAGCGCTTCGTTAAAGGCTTTGGCCGTGTTTGCTGCGTCTTGACCCGTCATGGCATCGACCACGAACAGTGTCTCAATCGGTTTAACCGCCGCGTGTAGCGCCTTGATTTCATCCATCATGGCTTCATCGACGTGCAGACGACCCGCGGTGTCGAGGATCACCACATCGATAAATTTAAGCTTAGCGTGGGCAATAGCGGCCTTGGCGATATCGATTGGCTTTTGGCTCACGTCCGATGGGAAGAACTCCACATCGACTTCGGTCGCTAAGGTTTCTAGCTGTTTAATCGCCGCAGGACGGTAAACGTCGGCACTGACGACCAGAACCGATTTCTTATGGCGCGTACGCAACAGCTTACCTAATTTGGCAACGCTGGTCGTTTTACCCGCACCTTGAAGACCCGCCATCATCACCACGGCTGGCGGCTGAGTGGCTAAATCCAGAGCTTGGTTTGCCTCGCCCATGGATTTTTCAAGTTCACTTTGAACAATCTTAATAAAGGCTTGACCAGGACTTAAGCTCTTCGCCACTTCCTGACCAACGGCACGTTCTTTTACATTGTTAACGAATTCACGCACCACAGGCAGGGCAACATCGGCCTCCAGCAGCGCCATACGCACTTCGCGCAGGGTTTCCTTAACGTTTTCTTCGGTTAAGCGACCACGGCCACTGATATTTTTCAGCGTGCGTGACAGTCTGTCGGTTAGATTCTCAAACATCGTCCTGCTCTATACCTTTAGGATCTCGATTAATGGGCTGTATTATAACGATGCGGGCGCATTATGCTACTGCTATGCCCTACTTGCGTTAACTTCGGCAACTAACCTGCTTTAGGTCATATTTTGCGATTCGCCTACGACTATTTACGTCTAACAATAAGAATCTGCTAAATTTTGCAACTTATGTCACTGCCCATTTGCCGACGGCTCATGTTATTCTAGGCAAAATATTGATCTGTATGCCCCGTTTTCAAGGCACCATTAACAACACGAATAGGTTAATTACCCATGGTCATTTTTTCTGCCTCAGCCATGTTTTTTTATTGCATCGCATTGGTATTAGTGACAAGTCGACTGTTCCATCCTGAAGGTCCTAATCGTAAGGCCGTTGCTGGTGTCGCCGCAATCGCCGTGATTTTGCACGCTGCCGCCCTTTCTCAAGCGATTTTTACGACCGATGGACAAAACTTCAGCCTCACTAATGTGATCTCCTTAGTGAACTGGATCATCGCCTTCACCTTTACCGTGATGATGTTTAGGCTAAAAGTGATTGTGGTTGTGCCCGTGGTTTACGCCTGTTCTGTGCTCTCTGTGGCCCTGCTCTGGTTATTGCCGCCTAAGTTTATTACTCACTTTGAGCTGTACCCTGAGGTCTTAGCCCACGTTGTGCTCTCTCTTATGGCATACAGCGCCCTGATGATCGCCGCCCTGTATGCGATTCAGCTGGCGATGATCCAAAATAAACTCAAGAAGAAACAATTAATGCTAAGCCCTGGCATTCCGCCGCTGATGACGGTAGAAAAACAGCTCTATCATCTTGTGATTATTGGCGTAATTTTACTGAGTTTATCCCTCGCCACTGGTTTTATCTTCCTCGATGATATGTTTGCCGATGGCAAAGGCCATAAGGCGATTCTGTCTATCATCGCGTGGTTTGTGTACATCGCCATGTTGTGGCAACAGTATTGGGTCGGCTGTAAAATTCGCACCGCGGTAATTTACACCTTAACAGGCGCGACCTTGTTATCCTTAGCTTATTTTGGCGCTCGGATTGTCAAAGAGTTAATTCTTAGTTAATAATTTCAAGTCAGCTTAGGCGCTTATTCCCTAAGCTGACTTGACACCCCGTTTATTTCTCGGTATCAACTTAACCTTATCGGCCTGATTGGAGCCTATTTTTGGACGCTATATCGACAAGCGCACTCCTCATTTTCTTACTAGTGCTTATCCTTTGTTCTGCCTACTTTTCAGGTTCTGAAACCGCCATGATGACCCTTAACCGCTATCGGTTAAGACATCTCGCCTCAAACGGCCATAAAGGTGCGATACGCGCCCTCAAGCTACTCGAACGTCCTGACCGCTTAATTGGCTTGATTCTGATAGGTAATAACCTAGTTAATATTCTCGCATCGGCCATTGCGACCATTATTGGTATGCGCCTTTGGGGTGATTTAGGCGTCGCGGTAGCCACTGGTGTGCTGACCTTAGTCGTATTGGTCTTTGCCGAAGTCACCCCCAAAACTATCGCCGCCTTAAACCCTGAACGCATTGCCTTCCCATCGAGTATTTTACTCATTGGTCTATCAACGATTTTCGCCTATGTCGTCACCAGCGTTAACTGGATAACCACAGGCATACTGCGTCTCTTCGGCATCAAAACCATCAGCAGCAGCGATGCACTTAGCCAAGAAGAGTTAAGGACGGTTGTACATGAGGCTGGCGCCTTGATCCCCCAACGCCACCAAGAGATGCTGTTATCGATTCTCGATTTAGAAAAGGTGACCGTTGAAGACATTATGGTGCCGCGCTCGGATATCTACGCGATTAACGTCAACGATGACTTTAAGTTTATCAATCGCCAAGTGATCCAAAGCCCACATACTCGAGTGTTGGTATACCGCGATACCATTGACGATGCCGTCGGCTTTATTCATCTACGTGACGCACTGCGCCTGCAATCAAAAGAGCAGTTCAGTAAATCCTCATTGCTACGTGCTGTCAAAGAACTCTACTTTATTCCCGAAGGTACACCGCTCAATGTGCAATTAGCCAACTTTCAGCACAATAAAGAACGTATCGGCCTAGTGGTCGATGAATACGGTGATATCCAAGGATTAGTGACACTCGAAGATATTCTCGAAGAAATTGTCGGTGACTTCACCACCTCGATGCTGGCCACACCGAGTGAAGACATTACCGCCCAGCAGGATGGAAGCTACTTAGTCGATGCCAGTATCACTATCCGTGATTTGAATAAAGAAATGAAATGGGATTTCCCAACCGATGGCCCCAAAACCCTCAATGGCCTGATCTTAGAGTATTTAGAGGATATCCCCGCTGAAAACACTAGCCTTCGCCTAGCAGGTTATCCATTAGAAGTCATTGAAGTTGCTGACAATATGGTCAAAACAGTACGTATCATTCCGCAGCATTATCAGTCGCCACGCTAACGTTCCCAGATAAAAAATCGGCTGAATCCAAATGGAATCAGCCGATTTCCTTCTCCCCCAAGAAATTATTTAACGCTTTGCGTCTTTAGACGTGCTTCGAGAGCCCGGCGCTTCTCGATAGCAATAGGTGTAATCTCAGCATCTAACGCCTTTTCTAACCCCAAGATAAAATACACTTCGGCCATTAAGAAGAACGGACCAATTAGCAGTTGGTTTAAATCGTCCACAAAAGCGGGTTTGGCCTTCTCGTATTGATGGCCAATTAACTGGAAAATCCATCCCACGATAAATACCGATATAGCCAACCAGAAGGCGTTGGGAGAGTCTGCCATGAGTTCAGTGGTATATACGACGGGGGCGATAAATAAAGCTAGGCCAATCGCTAACTTTGCATGTAAGCGAAAATAATAAACCAGCACACCTGCCCCTAAAATCACACCTAAACTCACATCGCCCGTACTACCAAGTGGAATACGGATAGTCGCCAGCAATAGAAAAGCAGACCATATAATCAATGGAATACCAACGAAATGGGTAAGTATGTTGCGCTGATTTAAATGCACACTCTTATAGGTTGATAGCTGCTCTACAGCGGATTTCATCTGGGGCTCCTTTTGCTGTGTCCCTGCAAATAAGTATCTAGATACCACTTTTGACCTAACCTAGCCCAAAAATGCGAAACTGAACAGAAAAAAGTAACAAAAATGTTGCCACGCATTTTACTCAATAAAAAAGGGAGCTAAGGCTCCCTTTGTGCTAATGGGTTAGAAACTAGCGCGATTCGAGGATAACCGTCGCAATGGCGTAGGATTTTTCATCCGCGATTGAAATGTGTCCCACCACGCCGTTGAGCAAAGCTAAACGCTGCTGCGCCCCTTGTGTAAAATCAATCGTCGGCGCACCATCGGGCGTATTCCCGATATGGATATGCTGAAAAGATACCCCTCGACCAATCCCCGTCCCCAAGGCCTTAGCTGCGGCTTCTTTGGCGGCAAAACGTTTCGCCAAATAACGGCTCGGTTGGCTATGCTGTTGATAGATTTCGAACTCAGCCTCCGTGAGTACACGTTTAGCCAGCTTATCGCCGGAACGTGCCACATGGGCCGTGATACGCTCGATTTCAACTATGTCAGTGCCAAGCCCAACGATTGCCATTATTCGCCTCGACGACCTTCTAACATCAGCGCTTTCATGTCTTTAACCGCTGTCGCTAAGCCATCAATGGCCGCACGCGCGACAATGGCATGGCCAATGTTGAGTTCATACAGCTCTGGGATCGCCGCAATCGGCTTAACATTGTGATAATGCAGCCCGTGGCCCGCATTCACGACTAAGCCCTTACCGTGGGCGTATTTTGCCATTTCGCTGATACGCGCAAGCTCTTTGGCCTCTTCCTCAGCTGTTTTAGCGTCAGCATAGCAACCGGTATGGATTTCGATAAGTGGCGCGCCAGAGGCGACCGCTGCGTCGATTTGCGTCTTATCGGCATCAATAAACAGTGACACTTGAATACCATTGGCGGCTAAACGGCTTACCGCTGCTGTGATTTTATCGAGTTGACCAGCCACATCTAAACCGCCTTCAGTCGTCACTTCTTGACGCTTTTCAGGGACTAAACAAACGTAGGTTGGTTTGACTTCGCAGGCAATGTTGAGCATTTCTTCAGTCACGGCACACTCAAAGTTCATCCGCGTCTTTAAGGTTTTTGCCAGCAGATACACATCGCGGTCGATAATATGACGTCTGTCTTCCCGTAAATGAATCGTGATACCGTCGGCACCCGCATGCTCGGCAACCGCCGCCGCATGGACAGGATCAGGATAACTGGTGCCGCGAGCCTGACGCAGGGTCGCAATATGGTCGATATTAACACCCAATAAGATACGGCTCATCGGGAACTCCTTTATGTTTGTAAGGCTAGAATTAACGCTGATTTGCGCCCTATTGTACTGGCACAGACAGTAAAAAACAGGAGCTAGGGCTAATTATTCCCATCTCTGTTAGAGGCGGTCGCTTGAATAAACAACTGTCGACTCACCAGCGGCTTATTTCCGAGCAAGGGTTGCAGCATAGACCGCATCAATCGTTTGGCCTCTAAAAACTGCTCTTGCAACAATTGATTATCGTTAAGTGCGGTTAACATCGCGCCTTGATAGGTATGCTTTGCCCTGCTGTTCAACACAAATTGAAAACCCAGTTCTGGCACGAGCTGATAGTAATGTTCAGGGATCAGCAGTTCGCCCTGAGTATCGCGGATAAGGGATGGCATGGCCCCAAGCTCCCGCAAGAGCGCCAGCTCAAGGTAGCGTAGCTTCGACTCGCAAAATTGCGCCGCGAGCCCGACCAAGGCTTGATGGTAAATGAGGAATAACGCCTCGGCATTATGGTGGACCGACAGGGTGCGCATCAGCAACTCATTGATATACATGCCGGCATACAGGCTATAACCCGATAAAGGCACGGCTGGCGCGGCTGCTTCAATTTGGCTGATGTTTTTGAGTTCAGACTTGCCGCTAAATTCAAAAATCAGCGGCTGAAAGGGTTGAAGAATACTTTTGATGGAGCGTTTACCACTCCCGACTCGCGCGACGGCATCAACACGACCAATACCGTCAACCAAGAGATTGACCAGCGCGCTAGACTCCCGATAAGGGCGATGATGCAAAACATACCCCCGTTTCATCGGTCTGCGCGCTCGTTCATGGTCAGGCTCGGCCTATTATCAGTAACGATTAATCGTCACCGTAGCCTAAGCTTCGCAGGGCGCGTTCATCATCGGCCCAACCGGATTTGACCTTCACCCACACCTCGAGGAACACTTTGTTATCAAACAAGGTTTCCATATCGAGGCGCGCTTGCGTGGCTATGGTACGAATGCGCTCACCTTTGCTACCAATCACCATCCGCTTTTGGCCTTCGCGCTCGACCAAGATCAGGGCGTTGATTTGATAAACGCCGTTTTCCATCATCTTAAACTGCTCGATTTCAACCGTCGCATCGTAGGGCAATTCATCACCTAAAAAGCGCATCAGTTTTTCGCGGACAATTTCAGAAGCCATAAAACGCTGCGAACGGTCGGTCACATAATCTTCTGGGAAGAAGAAGGGATTCTCGGGCAGAGACTCTGCCGCCATCTCTAAAATGCGCTTAACGTTGGTGCCCTTGCTGGCAGAAATCGGCAGAATTTCATCGAAGGGGTACTTCTTGGCCACTTCTTCCAAATAGGGGAAAAGGGCTTCTTTGTCTTTGATATTATCGACTTTGTTGATGGCTAACACGGTTTTACGTTCTTCACCGCCACGGCGAAGTTTACTTAATACCATCTCATCATCGGCGGTCCATGTCATACCATCGACCACAAAAATCACCATAGACACATCGGCAAGCGAGCTCGCCGCAGCACGGTTCATCAGACGGTTAATCGCACGCTGCTCTTCAATATGCAGACCCGGTGTGTCGATAAACACAATTTGACGCGGGCCATCGGTATGGATACCCATGATGCGATGACGCGTCGTTTGCGGTTTTTTCGAGGTAATACTGATCTTTTGCCCAAGCAAACGGTTCAGCAGGGTCGATTTACCCACGTTAGGGCGGCCAATAATGGCCACCATGCCACAGTAGGTCACATCATAGTGAACAGACGGCGCCGCCGCGCTCGCTGCATTCATCCTTGCCAGTAATTCATCTAAGCTCGGCTCATTGCTCGCGTTAGCGGCATCGACAGCTGGCAAGTCTGTTTTTTTGGTCATTTCTTCAGTAACTCCAATACTTGAGCCGCGGCAATCTGCTCGGCTTTGCGGCGCGAACTCGCTACGCCAATCACGCTTTCGCTCAAGTCATCTATACGACATTCAACGGTGAATGTTTGATCGTGGGCATCGCCTTCTATGTTGATTACTTGGTAATCGGGTAGCGGCTTCTTTAACCCTTGTAAATATTCTTGCAGTAAAGTTTTAGCGTCTTTTTGATTCACTCCGGGTTGGATCTCGGCCAAACGCTCGGCGTACCAATGCAGTAATAACTTACGGCACACTTCGAGATCGGAATCTAAGTAGATTGCGCCGATAATCGCCTCGACCGCATCGGCCAAGATGGACTCACGTCTAAAACCACCGCTCTTTAACTCGCCGGGGCCTAAGAATAAATAATCCCCAAGCTTAAAGGCCTTAGCAATCAAGGTGAGCGTATCACCACGCACTAAGGTCGCGCGCATCCGGCTCAAGTCACCCTCAGTCGCCTTAGGAAACTGATGGTATAAGGCGTCAGAAATCACAATCGATAAAATCGAATCGCCTAAAAACTCTAAACGCTCGTTGTGCTTATTTGCCGCACTTCTGTGGGTCAATGCTTGGGTGAGGAGATCAATATTCTTGAACTCATAACCCAAAGTACGACACAAACGTGGCAAATTTTTAATCGGTTCCATACTAGTGAATTCCACCTACTCGTTCAAAACGCACGCCACTTGGCACCCAAGTGGGCAGGAAGTCGGCTTTAGAACGGTCAAACTCAAAACTAATCCAGATAGCGACCGCTTTACCCACAAGATTCTCTTCAGGGACAAAGCCCCAGAAACGGCTGTCGGTACTGTTATCGCGGTTGTCACCCATCGCAAAATAATGGCCTTCGGGTACAAGAAACTCACCCGCTGGTAAATTTCCTTCACGCTTGAAGTATCCCAGCATATCGGGGCGGCTTGGATTGATTAAAATATCGTGGGCCACTTCACCGAGTTGCTCTTTAAAACGAATTAGTGGCACACCATCTTGGCTGAAATCACCACGGCTGATTTCGGTACGCGCCACCAGTTCTGGCTCTGGACAATTAGTTTGCTCTGCACCACAGGCTTTTTGGATCATCAACTGCTTGTTGCGGTAGATAATCCTATCGCCCGGTAAACCCACCACACGCTTGATGTAGTCAATCTGAGGGTTCTCAGGGTATTTAAACACAATCACATCGCCACGTTTCGGCTCGCCCGTTTCAATCAGTTTAGTGCGCCATACGGGATCTTTTAGGCCATAGCTAAACTTTTCCACCAGAATAAAGTCACCCACTAACAGGGTTGGCATCATAGAGCCTGAGGGAATTTGGAATGGTTCGTAAATAAACGAGCGCAGGATCAACACGAAGGCAATCACAGGGAAGATGGAATGTGCGGTTTCAACCACTGTGGGTTCGCGAATGATGTTATATTCGGCTTCCTCGGTTAAATTAGCCTGCGAAGCCTTGGCTAAGGCTAAGCTTTCGCGGCGTTTAGGCGCAAATACCAGCACATCGATTAACCAGATCAGCCCTGAAATCAGGGTGACTAGCACTAAAATAATGGAAAAATAGGCTGCCATTGCTTATTGAACTCCTGCCTTGAAATGTAAAGATCCAAACTCAGCGACTATTGTATTTCGACTCGCGAACTTTAGTTAACTTACCGTATTTCTAAAAAAACACCACAAAACATACGATAAGCTAAGTAAAGCGCCGCAAACTGCGGCGCAATAATAGCTAAATTGTGTTATCTCGAGTGTTACTCGTTTAGCTTAAGTACCGCTAAGAACGCCTCTTGTGGCACCTCAACGTTACCCACTTGTTTCATCCGTTTCTTACCCTCTTTTTGTTTATTCAAGAGTTTCTTCTTACGGGAAACGTCACCACCGTAACACTTCGCCGTTACGTCTTTACGTAGGGCTTTTACGGTAGAACGGGCAATAATTTGGCTGCCAACAGCGGCTTGAATCGCGATATCAAACATCTGACGTGGGATCAGCTCTTTCATCTTCTCAACGAGCGCTAAACCACGGTGACGAATGTTTGAACGGTGAATAATCATCGCCAATGCGTCTACGCGGTCGCCGTTGATCAGAATGTCTAAGCGCACCATGTCCGCAGGATCGAAGCGGATGAAGTTGTATTCTAACGATGCATAACCACGGCTGGTCGATTTTAAGCGGTCGAAGAAGTCCATCACCACTTCTGCCATTGGCAGGTGGTAAGTCACGGCCACTTGATTACCGTGGTAAACCATGTTCACTTGGGTACCACGTTTTTCGATACACAGGGTAATCACGTTACCTAAGTATTCTTTTGGCACCAGAATGTTAGCTTCGACGATAGGCTCACGCATCTCTTCAATGTTGTTAATCGCCGGCAAGTCTGCTGGGTTATCAACATAGATGGTTTCACCACTGGTCAACAGCACTTCATACACTACGGTAGGTGCCGTCGTGATAAGGTCAAGATCGTATTCACGCTCTAAACGTTCTTGAATGATTTCCATGTGAAGCAGGCCTAAATAGCCAATACGGAAACCAAAACCTAGGGCTGATGAACTTTCAGGCTCGAAGAACAATGACGCATCGTTTAGGCTGAGTTTGTTCAGCGCATCGCGGAAGTTTTCATATTCATCGGTCGAAATTGGGAACACACCGGCGTAAACCTGAGGCTTCACTTTCTTAAAGCCGGGTAATGGCTTTTCTGCGCCATGCTTAGCCAGCGTCAAGGTATCACCCACAGGTGCACCGTGAATTTCTTTAATACCCGCGATAACGAAACCTACTTCACCGGTTTTCAGCTCGGTTTTATCGGTTTGTTTAGGTGTGAAAATACCCACGCGGTCTGCGGTGTGGTTTTGTCCAGTAGACATCACCTTAAACTTGTCACCTTTCTTCAGCACGCCGTTTTTAATACGTACCAGAGAAACAACGCCTAAGTAGCTATCAAACCAAGAGTCGATGATCAGCGCTTGTAGCGGCGCCTCTGGGTCGCCTTCTGGCGGCGGAATTTGATCAACGATGACTTCTAATACTTCGTCAATACCCACGCCAGTTTTGGCCGAACAACGCACAGCGTTCATCGCATCGATACCCACGATGTCTTCAATCTCAGCGGCTACGCGCTCAGGATCGGCTTGGGGTAAGTC encodes:
- the acpS gene encoding holo-ACP synthase, with protein sequence MAIVGLGTDIVEIERITAHVARSGDKLAKRVLTEAEFEIYQQHSQPSRYLAKRFAAKEAAAKALGTGIGRGVSFQHIHIGNTPDGAPTIDFTQGAQQRLALLNGVVGHISIADEKSYAIATVILESR
- the pdxJ gene encoding pyridoxine 5'-phosphate synthase, translated to MSRILLGVNIDHIATLRQARGTSYPDPVHAAAVAEHAGADGITIHLREDRRHIIDRDVYLLAKTLKTRMNFECAVTEEMLNIACEVKPTYVCLVPEKRQEVTTEGGLDVAGQLDKITAAVSRLAANGIQVSLFIDADKTQIDAAVASGAPLIEIHTGCYADAKTAEEEAKELARISEMAKYAHGKGLVVNAGHGLHYHNVKPIAAIPELYELNIGHAIVARAAIDGLATAVKDMKALMLEGRRGE
- the recO gene encoding DNA repair protein RecO, with the translated sequence MKRGYVLHHRPYRESSALVNLLVDGIGRVDAVARVGSGKRSIKSILQPFQPLIFEFSGKSELKNISQIEAAAPAVPLSGYSLYAGMYINELLMRTLSVHHNAEALFLIYHQALVGLAAQFCESKLRYLELALLRELGAMPSLIRDTQGELLIPEHYYQLVPELGFQFVLNSRAKHTYQGAMLTALNDNQLLQEQFLEAKRLMRSMLQPLLGNKPLVSRQLFIQATASNRDGNN
- the era gene encoding GTPase Era, whose product is MTKKTDLPAVDAANASNEPSLDELLARMNAASAAAPSVHYDVTYCGMVAIIGRPNVGKSTLLNRLLGQKISITSKKPQTTRHRIMGIHTDGPRQIVFIDTPGLHIEEQRAINRLMNRAAASSLADVSMVIFVVDGMTWTADDEMVLSKLRRGGEERKTVLAINKVDNIKDKEALFPYLEEVAKKYPFDEILPISASKGTNVKRILEMAAESLPENPFFFPEDYVTDRSQRFMASEIVREKLMRFLGDELPYDATVEIEQFKMMENGVYQINALILVEREGQKRMVIGSKGERIRTIATQARLDMETLFDNKVFLEVWVKVKSGWADDERALRSLGYGDD
- the rnc gene encoding ribonuclease III — encoded protein: MEPIKNLPRLCRTLGYEFKNIDLLTQALTHRSAANKHNERLEFLGDSILSIVISDALYHQFPKATEGDLSRMRATLVRGDTLTLIAKAFKLGDYLFLGPGELKSGGFRRESILADAVEAIIGAIYLDSDLEVCRKLLLHWYAERLAEIQPGVNQKDAKTLLQEYLQGLKKPLPDYQVINIEGDAHDQTFTVECRIDDLSESVIGVASSRRKAEQIAAAQVLELLKK
- the lepB gene encoding signal peptidase I → MAAYFSIILVLVTLISGLIWLIDVLVFAPKRRESLALAKASQANLTEEAEYNIIREPTVVETAHSIFPVIAFVLILRSFIYEPFQIPSGSMMPTLLVGDFILVEKFSYGLKDPVWRTKLIETGEPKRGDVIVFKYPENPQIDYIKRVVGLPGDRIIYRNKQLMIQKACGAEQTNCPEPELVARTEISRGDFSQDGVPLIRFKEQLGEVAHDILINPSRPDMLGYFKREGNLPAGEFLVPEGHYFAMGDNRDNSTDSRFWGFVPEENLVGKAVAIWISFEFDRSKADFLPTWVPSGVRFERVGGIH
- the lepA gene encoding translation elongation factor 4, with protein sequence MKHIRNFSIIAHIDHGKSTLSDRLIQVCGGLSDREMDAQVLDSMDLERERGITIKAQSVTLEYKAKNGETYQLNFIDTPGHVDFSYEVSRSLAACEGALLVVDAGQGVEAQTLANCYTALDMNLDVVPILNKIDLPQADPERVAAEIEDIVGIDAMNAVRCSAKTGVGIDEVLEVIVDQIPPPEGDPEAPLQALIIDSWFDSYLGVVSLVRIKNGVLKKGDKFKVMSTGQNHTADRVGIFTPKQTDKTELKTGEVGFVIAGIKEIHGAPVGDTLTLAKHGAEKPLPGFKKVKPQVYAGVFPISTDEYENFRDALNKLSLNDASLFFEPESSSALGFGFRIGYLGLLHMEIIQERLEREYDLDLITTAPTVVYEVLLTSGETIYVDNPADLPAINNIEEMREPIVEANILVPKEYLGNVITLCIEKRGTQVNMVYHGNQVAVTYHLPMAEVVMDFFDRLKSTSRGYASLEYNFIRFDPADMVRLDILINGDRVDALAMIIHRSNIRHRGLALVEKMKELIPRQMFDIAIQAAVGSQIIARSTVKALRKDVTAKCYGGDVSRKKKLLNKQKEGKKRMKQVGNVEVPQEAFLAVLKLNE